The nucleotide window GAAGAGTTTGCTAATATTTTACATAAAAAAGATGTTTATTTTATTGAGGATGCTGCATATAGTCTATTAAGTTTTGATGGGAAAATTAGAAAACCTATTTCACGACTTTATAAAGATAAGTCTTATCATTTAGGAACATTTTCTAAAATTGTTGCTCCAGGTCTTAGAGTAGGTTGGATTAGAGCAAATAAAGAGTTAATTGAGAAAATATTAGCTGTAAAAGAGTCTTTAGATTTACATACTTCTACTTTTAATCAAATGTTAATTGATACATATTTAGATGAAAATGATGTATTTAAACATATTAAAAAGAATGCAAAAAACTATAAAAAAAGAATGAATTTTATGGCAGATTGTATGGAAAAATATCTACCAAATTTTGAGTTTAAAAGACCAAAAGGTGGAATGTTTATATATGGAAGATTTAATAATATTGATGACAGTATGAATCTAGCAAAAGAAGCATTAAAAGAAAATGTTGCTTTTGTACCTGCAGAAGTTTTCTATTTTGATAATCAAAAAAGTAATGAAGCAAGATTTAATTTTACAAATTGTGATTTTAAAAAGACAAAAAAAGGAATAAAATTATTGTCAGAATTAACTAAACGATAAGTTAGTTATATATTTTGATATAAATGAAGAGAAATATACATTTAAAAGATTTGTTTTTATAATTAGTTTCAAAGTGTAGTTATAAGTAGCTATTAAGACAATAGTAAAAAAAATAAGTAAATAGTAAAATTATTTTATATAAGAAAGTTGCATATTTTATACATTTTTTTAGTAAGAATAGAGCTAAAATTTTGTATAATCGTCCCTTAATTTTAAAATTTAAGGACATATTTATGTTTAAGCTAAACGAACATAAAACAAATGTTTTTACTGAATTTTCTGCTGGATTTACAACATTTTTAACAATGATGTATATTGTTCCTGTAAATGGTTTTATTTTAGCCGATGCAGGACTTCCAATGGAAGCAGTAATCACAGCAACTGCGTTAATTACTATTTTAGCAACACTATTTAGTGGTTTATGGTCTAATACTCCAATTGCTATGTCAGTTGGAATGGGATTAAATGCATACTTCTCTTATGGATTAGTATTAGGAATGAAAATACCTTGGCAAACAGCACTTGGAATTGTTTTTCTTTCTGGTATTTTATTTGTGATTCTATCTTTTACGAACTTTAGAGTTTGGATTATGACTTCTATTCCTATGAATCTAAGACGTGCAATTTCTGCTGGTATTGGTACTTTTATTGCCTTTATTGGTTTAAAACAAATGGGTATGATTGTTGATAATCAAGCTACATTAGTTTCACTTGGTGATTTTTCTAACTCTAATGTTTTACTTGGAGTTTTAGGATTAGTATTATCTTTTGCTTTTTACTCTTATAAAGTTAAAGGGGCATTTGTACTTTCTATAGCAATTACATCTATTGTTGCCTGGATATCAGGTTTAGGTAATTTACCAACAGAGTTTTTTAGTGCTCCTGCATCTATTGCACCAATTGCACTTGAACTTGATATTGCTAGTGCATTAACTCTATCTTTACTTCCTGTAATCATTACATTTTTAATTACTGATATGTTCGATACATTAGGAACTTTAACTGGTGTTGGTACAAGAGCAGAATTATTCCAAGAAAATAATAAAGATGACAAATCTTTACAAAAAACTTTAGAAGCAGATGCAATGGCAACTACTGCTGGTTCTTTACTTGGTGTATCAACTACAACTGCATTTATTGAAAGTGCTTCTGGAGTTGAAGCAGGTGGAAGAACAGGTTTAACTGCTGTATTTACAGCTGCATTTTTTGTTTGTACTCTTTTTATGTTACCATTATTTAAATCAATTCCAGGAAATGCAATTTATCCTGTTTTAGTTGTTGTTGGAGTATTAATGTTTACAGAGTTAGGAAAAATCAACTTTGAAGAAACTGATTTAGCAACAAGTGCAGGTGCATTTTTTATTGTAGTTTTAATGCCATTAACTTTTTCAATTACAAATGGTATTGCTGCAGGATTCATAGTATATACAATTATTAAACTAGCTAAGAATCAATACAAAGATTTAAACTTAGGAATTCTAGTAATTACATTCATAAGTTTATTAGCATTTATTTTATAAGGGTTTTTTTTGGAAAAATATTATTACGGTTACGAAGAGTTTAGAGATGACACACAAGCTTTAGTTGATAAGTGTAGAGGTTTTGAACCAGATGTTCTTTTAGCAGTTGCAAGAGGTGGTTTAACTTTAGCACATCTAATGGCACAAGCAATGGATATGAGAAATTTATATGCATTAAATTCTATTCACTATGAAGGTGAATTAAAACTTGATACATTTAATATTTTCAATATTCCTGATGTATCTCATGCAAAAAGAGTACTAATTATTGATGATATTGTTGACTCTGGTGAAACAATGAGAGAAATTTTAAAAGTATTACATGAAAAATTTCCTAAAGTTGAGTTCAAATTAGCAACAATCTTTAGAAAAGAAACAGCGGTTTTACAACCTGACTATTCTGTAAAAGAAGCTGATAAATGGATTGACTTCTTCTGGGAAGTTGACGTTAAGTAACAGTTTAGATTTTAATCTAAACTGTTATTCTCTATAAATTATATACTTTCTATATAAGTCTTTACTATTTTAGATAAATTTCAAGTGATTTTATTGTATAATGTTTTCACAAATTTAAATTATGGAATAGGACGAGATGACTTTTATTGAATTTAAAAAACTTTTATTGGATGCAGAACTTACAATACCAAAATTCACAGCTTTAATTAAAGTTAGTGAAAAGAATATTCAATCTTACAAGAAAAAAGAGCAAGTACCAAATGCAATTGCAGCAGTAGCAGCTTGTTTTGCAAAAATGAATCAAGAAGGTATGGATTATAAAACTTTAATTAATGACCTTGATTTAATAAAAAAAGAGAAAAAAGGTGCAGGTTTTTCTTCAAAAAAGAAAGAGAAAAAAAATAAAGAAAACGATTAATCTTTTTTAGCTATACTTCCCAAAAAATTTGGGAAAAGTAAATGAATATAAATAAAAATGTTAGATTTTTTCTAACTATTTCTTCTATCATGATGGCACTTGCCATTGCAATTGGGGCTTTTGGAGCACATGGTTTAAAAGCAATTGTTTCAGCACAGTTATTAGTAACGTATAATACTGGTGTTGAATATCATTTTTATAACACCTTAGGACTTTTTGCAGCAACATTTATGATGTATTTAAAGCCAGATTCAAAGGGTGTAAAAATAGCAGCTTGGCTTATTTTAGTAGGAATGATAATTTTTTCATTTTCATTATATACTTTAGTTTTATTAAATATGCCAATATTAGGTGCAATCACTCCTATTGGAGGAACACTTCTAATTATTGCATGGATTATTTTAGCAATTTCATTTTATAAGGAAAAATAGTAGATGAACGTAATTGATAGAATTGAGCATATAAGAGATGCAAGATGGTTTTCTAACCTTACAACTTTTATTATTTTAGCATATGCTTCAGTTTTAGGATTTAAAACAATAGATGAAGTAGAGACTAATTATGCGATATTTTTACAGTTTGCAGATATTTTTGTAACTATATATTTTATATTTGAAATAGCCATAAAAATGGTAGCAGAAAAGAAGTTAATAAACTTTTTCAAATCTGGATGGAATGTTTTTGATTTTACTATTGTTGTTATTACTCTTTTACCACTAGAACAATCAGGTTTTGCAGCAATTGCAAGGATGTTGAGAGTATTTAGAGTATTAAGACTATTTACTGCACGTCCTGAGTTAAAAGCAATTATTGATATGCTAATTAAGGCTATTCCTTCAATTATTGATATTGTGATTTTAATGTTTATTATTTTTTATATTTATGCAATTATTGGGAATTTTTACTTCCAAGATTTACCATCTGGATTATGGAAAGACTTCTTAGTGTCTATGCTTACACTATTTAGAGTTCTTACCTTTGAAGATTGGACAGATGTAATGTATGAAGCAATGGAAGTTTATCCAATGGCTTGGATTTATTTTGTATCTTTCGTTATTATTGCGGCATTTGTATTTTTTAACCTTTTTGTTGCTGTTATCATTGGTGAAATGCAAAAAATTCAAGAAGCAGATTTCCACGAGGAAGTACATGAAGATAGTAAAAAATTAGATGTTTTATTAGAAGAGATTAAAACTTTAAGACAAGAGGTTCAAGACCTAAAGAAGAAAGAGTAGAATTATGAAAAAAACAGTTTCAATATTGGGAGCAGGGTGGCTAGGTCACCCTTTGGCATTAAGTTTAAAAGAAAATTACAAAGTAAAAGTTTCTGTTAGAATAAAAGAAAAAAAAGAAGCTTTTGAAAAAGAAGGTTTATTTCCTTTTGTATTAAATGAAACCTCATTAGAAAATTTAGATGAACTTTTAGATACAAACTATTTGTTTATAAATTTTCCTCCATCAAAGTTTCAAGATTTTAAAGGTTTTTTAGAAAAAATATATTCCCATAAAAAAATTGAAACTATAGAAAAAATTATTTTTATTAGTTCAACTTCTATTTATCCAGATGAAGAAAAAACTTTTACTGAAGATGAAGTATTTACAAATGCTAAATCACAAAAAATTTATGATATAGAAAAATTAATCGAAGGCAAAACAGATCTTATTTTTAGATGTGCAGGACTTATGGGAGCAAATAGAGTTTCTGGACGATATTTTGCAGGAAAAGAGCTTGATAGTGAAGATGTAAAAGTAAATTATGTTCATCTTGATGATGTAATAAGAGCAACTAAATTTGCTTTAGAAAAGGACTTAAAAGGTATTTATAATCTTTGTAGCTATGAACATCCAACTAGAAAAGAGATATATTTTAAAAATGCCTCAAAATTTGGTTTTGCTAAACCTGTATTTAAAAATAAAAAAGAGTATAAACAAAGATTAATAGATGGAAGTAAAATTGAAAAAGAAGGATTTAGATATAAATATCCAAACCCTTTAGAGTATGAGTACTAACGATTAGTGTTAAATGCTCTATCTCCTGCATCCCCTAAACCTGGTCTAATATATTTATTTTCATCAAGTCTTTCATCAATTTGTGCAATATAAATATCTACATCTGGGTGAGCACTTTGTACTGCTTCAATTCCTTCAGGAGCCCCTAAAATATTTAAAGAGATAATTCTTTTTGCACCTTTGTTTTTTAAGTAATCAATTCCATCAATTAAAGAACCACCAGTAGCAATCATTGGATCTAATAATAAAACAGTTCTTCCCTCTAAATTTGGAATATTTTCATAAAAAAGTTTAGACAGGGCAGTTTCTTCATCTCTTTTCATTGCTAAAAAACCACTTTTTGCATAAGGTAAAGTTCTTAAAATACCTGTTAACATTGGTTCTCCAGCTCTTAGTATTGGAACTAAAACTAATTTTTGTACTTCTAACATCTGTACATCTAATGAACCTTGCCAAGTTTCTATATTAGTTGTGATAGTTTCAAAATCCTCTAAAGCTTCTGCAGCAATAATTCTTGAGATTTCTTCTATAGTAAGTCTAAATTCATTAGAAGCAGTTCTAACATCTCTTAGTCTATTTACTAAGTGTTTTACAACTACATTTGAGCTTTCTTTATACATAATAAAATTCCTGATTATTTTTGTTTTTAAGTATTAATGATATCTAAAAGTTACTTATAAGTTGCAGATAAGTTTACTGAAAATTAACCTATTCTTAGATATTATAATTAACTTAATTTTCTACTAAAGAGGACTTATGAAACCCACGGATTATAACTTTCGAATTAAAGACTCAGTCTTAGGTATTCAATTTCTGTTTGTTGCTTTTGGTGCACTTGTGTTAGTTCCTATTTTAACTGGACTTGACCCAAATGTTGCACTATTTACAGCAGGTATTGGTACTTTAGTTTTTCAATTTGTAAATAGAGGTGCAATTCCTCCTATTTTCTTAGCATCATCATTTGCATTTATTGCTCCAATCGCACATGGTGTAAAAACTTGGGGTATTGCAGCAACTATGTCAGGACTTGTAGCAGCAGGTTTATTATATATTGTTCTAAGTTTTTTAATTAGACTAAAAGGTGATGAGTTTTTACATAAACTTTTACCTCCTGTAGTTGTAGGACCTGTTATTATGTCTATTGGTCTTATTCTTTCTCCTGTTGCAGTAAACATGGCAATGGGAAAAACAGGTGATGGAGCAATTGAATTAATTGCCTTTGATAAAGCAATAGTTATTTCAATGATAGCGCTTTTTACAATGGTATTCATTTCTCTTTTAGGAAAAGGAATTTTTAAACTTATTCCTATTTTAGGTGGTATTATTGCAGGTTATATTGCAGCACTTTTTTATGGAGTAATTGATTTTTCTTCAGTGGAAAAAGCAGCTTGGTTTGCAGTTCCTAGTTTTACTGCACCAGAGTTTAATTGGCAAGCTATTTTATTTATTTTACCAATTGCAATTGCTCCTGCTATTGAGCACATTGGTGATATGTTAGCAATTTCAAATGTTACAAAACAAGATTATTTAAAAAAGCCAGGACTTAAAAATACACTTTTAGGTGATGGTTTAGCAACTTCAGTTGCTTCACTTTTTGGTGGACCACCAAATACTACTTATTCAGAAGTTACAGGTGCAGTTACTGTTACAAAAGCATATAATCCAGCAATTATGACTTGGGCAGCTATTACAGCTATTTTATTAGCTTTTATTGGTAAACTTGGTGGTTTATTAGCAACTATTCCAGTTCCAGTTATGGGTGGAATTATGCTTTTATTATTTGGTATTATTGCAAGTATTGGTATTTCTACATTAACAAGAGCAAATATTGATTTCAATTGTCCTAGAAATTTAATCATTGTATCAATGATTTTAGTATTTTCAATTGGTGGAATGACATTTAATTTTGGTGGAGTTCCTTTCTCAGGAATCGGTCTTGGTGCAATTACAGGTATTTTCTTAAATCTTGTTTTACCGCAACCACGAAAAGAAGATCACATTATATAGTTAGAGAAATCTAACTATATAACATTTTTTAATTATTTCTACATCAAAAATTTCTTATAATAAACCACAAATCTTAAAATAATAGGAGTTTTTACTATGGCAAAAGAACATAGTTTTGATATCTCTGCTAAATTAGATATGCAAGAGATGAAAAATGCTGTAATTCAAGCACAAAAAGAGATAGATAATAGATATGACTTTAAAGGTATTGAAAAAGAAATCGATTTTAATCAAGGTGCAAAAACTTTAACACTTGTTAGTTCAAGTGATAATAAGATTGATGCAATGTATGACATCTTAATCTCAAAAATGAATAAAAGGGGATTATCTATTAACTCCTTAGAAGAACTAAAAAAAGAGGATAGCTCAGGTGCTAATAGAAGATATGTATATTCAATTGTAGATTCTATTAAAGCTGATGAAGCAAAACAAATTCAAGTTGAAATAAAAAAACTAAAGCTAAAAGTGAAAGCAGTAAATCAAGGTGACGAAATTAGAGTTACAGCAAAAAATATTGATGATTTACAAACAATTATGAAACATTTAAAATCATTAGAGCTAAAGTCTCCTTTAGTTTTTGATAACTTCAAATAGTACTCTTTTGAGTACTATAATAAATAATTTCTATAAATGCTATTTTAAAGCTATTTTCAAAGAAAAAAACTTTTAAAATCTATATTTTTATTACTAAAATATATAAAAAATTCAAGAAAATCTGTTACAATTGATAATAAAAAGTTTTGGGAAAAGAGTGAAGAATTTAAATTTAGAATCTTTGAAGCAAATTACAATACTTTATGCAGAAGATGATCTTGTAATTCAGCAACAAACAGCAGGGATATTAAAAAATTTAGTAAAAAAAGTTTATGTTGCGAACTGTGGAAAAGAAGCAGTTGATATCTATAATGAAAAAAAAGTAGATATTATTATTACAGATATTACTATGCCTAATATAACAGGAATAGAGTTTTCAAAGTATATCAGAAAAGATAATGATGAAATACCTATTATAGTAATGAGTGCACACAATGATAGCAATATCTTAATTGAAGCAATTGAGATAGGAATTAGCAGATTTTTATTAAAACCTTTAAACATAACTGACTTAATACAAGTAATTGCAGAGTTTGCAGAAAATATTTCTAATAAAAATGAAAAAGATAGCGTTACAAACTTATTAGAACAATATAAAAGTATAGTTGATATTGATTCAATTGTTTCAAAAACCGATAAAGATGGAATAATTACTTATGTCAATGATAGATTTATTGATATTTCTGGTTATTCAAGGGATGAACTAATAGGGCAACCTCACAATATTATCAGACATCCTGATACTCCAGAAAAACTTTTTAAGAAGATGTGGTCAACAATTTCTGAGAAGAAAAAAGTATGGCAAGGAGTTGTTCAAAATCTTTCAAAACAAGGCAAATCTTATTATGTAAGGTCAACTATAAAACCAATATTAGATATAAATGGTGAAATTATAGAATATATTGCAATAAGACAAGATATTACACCCCAAGAAAGAACAAGAAAATTTCTACAAAAACAAAATGTTAAAAAGATTTCAAATTTAAATGATGCATTAAAAAGTCAAGAACAATATGAAAATGTCATAAATAAAATCAATATTGTTTCTAGGTTTGATTTGTCTGGAAGAATTACTTATGTTAATGATAGGTTTTGCAAATTAATTGAATATACAAAAGATGAACTTATTGGTCAAACTTTTAAAATGATTAGGCATGAAAAAACAAATATTGAAACTTCAAGACAGATGTGGAAGACTATAAAAAATGGTAAAACTTGGAGTGGAAAACTAATGAATAAGTCAAAAACAGGAAAGACTTTTCATTTAGATGCTGTAATTTCTCCTATTTTCAATCAAAACAATGAAATTATAGAGTTTATTTCTGTATGTCATAATATTACTTCAATAATGGAACTTCATAAAGAGTTAGAAGATACTCAAAGAGAGATTATATATAGAATGGGTGAAATTGGTGAAACTAGATCAAAAGAGACAGGAAACCATGTAAAAAGAGTTGCTGAATACTCAAAACTTCTAGGAAAACTATGTGGCTTAGCACAAGAGGATATTGATATTATTTTTATGGCTTCTCCTATGCATGATATAGGAAAAGTTGGTATTCCTGATAGTGTTTTAAATAAACCAGGAAAACTAAATGCAGAAGAATGGGAAATTATGAAAGAGCATAGTGAGCTTGGATATAATATTCTTAAAAATTCTAAAAGAGAAATTTTAAAAGCTGCTGCAATAATCTCTTATCACCACCATGAAAAATGGAATGGAGCTGGTTATCCACAAGGATTAAAAGAAAATGAAATTCATATCTTTGGAAGAATAACAGCAATAGCAGATGTTTTTGATGCCTTAGGTAGTGATAGATGTTATAAAAAAGCTTGGGAACTTGACAGAATCCTTGAACTATTTAAAGAGGAGAAAGGAAAACATTTTGATCCTTTATTAGTTGACTTATTCTTTGATAATTTAGATGAGTTCCTAAAAATAAGAGATACTTATATAGATTAGCCTTTACACTTAATAAACAAACTTACAGTATAATTTTTTAACTTTAAAAAAGGATATTGTTTGAAAGTTTTACTTCTAGAAGATGACCCAGCATTAAATTATTTACTAAATGAGCACCTTTGTGATAAAGGTTTTGATGTAACTTCATGTACAAATGGTCAAGATGCATTAGAATATTTAATAGACGAAGTATTTGCTTTTGCATTACTTGATATAAATACTCCTATTATGACTGGGATTGATGTCTTAAAAACAATTAGAACTGATTATAAAAATCAAACTCCTGTAATAATTTTAACAGCTTTTCAAGATATAAAACATTTAAAAGAGTCTTTTGAAAGTGGAGTTGATGATTATATTAAAAAACCTTTTGACTTAGAAGAATTAGACCAACGTATTAAGAAATTGTGTAAACAGTTTAATTTAGGAAATGACAGTGAAATTAAGATTAGTGAAGAGATACTATTTCTGCCAGAACTTTGTCAAATTATTTTAAATGGAAAAACAAAACATCTTGCACAAAAAGAGAGAGATATTTTAAGTTATTTTTGTAAACATAAAAATAGAGTTGTTTCAAGTGAAGAATTACTTCAAAATATTTGGGCATATGAAGACATGCCTACGGATGCAACAATTAGAGTTTATATTAAAAATCTAAGAGAATCTTTAGGTAAAGATAAAATCCAAACAATCAGAGGAATAGGGTATAAATTTGAATAAAAATGAGAGAAATGCATTAATTAGCTTTTTATCAATTTATGTTGGTTCTGCAATGCTTCTTTTAGCAGTATTGTTTTATTTTTATTATCAAGAACAATATAAGTCTTTACAAAAAAGTTGTAGTATGGAGTTGATAAATGCATCAATGGAAATAAAGACTGATATATTAAATGCGTATATGAATAATAAAGAGTATATTCCTAAATCTTTTAAAGAAAAAAAGATCAAGTTTGCTTTATATGATAAAAATAGAAAACTTCTATTTTCTAATTTAGATGAAAAACAAGCAGTTGACTTTTCACAAAGGTTTTATCAAAAATCAAATCAACATTTTTATATTCAAAAACTTAAAGAAAGTAATATCCCTATTAAGTATATAGTAATGG belongs to Arcobacter sp. CECT 8983 and includes:
- a CDS encoding PLP-dependent aminotransferase family protein, which encodes MNNLKRSYIREILDAIDENTISFAGGLPNEDLFPSKQLKKASKKVFKNKNSLQYSKSQGVDSLREKIASFYTKYYDFETSKDEILITTGSQQAFDIILKSLDAKNLVVESPSYIGALSAFKILKTNIQEFKTFEQLQNILKKDDIVYSVSDYQNPSTNTYTKKQREEFANILHKKDVYFIEDAAYSLLSFDGKIRKPISRLYKDKSYHLGTFSKIVAPGLRVGWIRANKELIEKILAVKESLDLHTSTFNQMLIDTYLDENDVFKHIKKNAKNYKKRMNFMADCMEKYLPNFEFKRPKGGMFIYGRFNNIDDSMNLAKEALKENVAFVPAEVFYFDNQKSNEARFNFTNCDFKKTKKGIKLLSELTKR
- a CDS encoding NCS2 family permease, with amino-acid sequence MFMFKLNEHKTNVFTEFSAGFTTFLTMMYIVPVNGFILADAGLPMEAVITATALITILATLFSGLWSNTPIAMSVGMGLNAYFSYGLVLGMKIPWQTALGIVFLSGILFVILSFTNFRVWIMTSIPMNLRRAISAGIGTFIAFIGLKQMGMIVDNQATLVSLGDFSNSNVLLGVLGLVLSFAFYSYKVKGAFVLSIAITSIVAWISGLGNLPTEFFSAPASIAPIALELDIASALTLSLLPVIITFLITDMFDTLGTLTGVGTRAELFQENNKDDKSLQKTLEADAMATTAGSLLGVSTTTAFIESASGVEAGGRTGLTAVFTAAFFVCTLFMLPLFKSIPGNAIYPVLVVVGVLMFTELGKINFEETDLATSAGAFFIVVLMPLTFSITNGIAAGFIVYTIIKLAKNQYKDLNLGILVITFISLLAFIL
- a CDS encoding phosphoribosyltransferase, with product MEKYYYGYEEFRDDTQALVDKCRGFEPDVLLAVARGGLTLAHLMAQAMDMRNLYALNSIHYEGELKLDTFNIFNIPDVSHAKRVLIIDDIVDSGETMREILKVLHEKFPKVEFKLATIFRKETAVLQPDYSVKEADKWIDFFWEVDVK
- a CDS encoding DUF423 domain-containing protein, producing the protein MNINKNVRFFLTISSIMMALAIAIGAFGAHGLKAIVSAQLLVTYNTGVEYHFYNTLGLFAATFMMYLKPDSKGVKIAAWLILVGMIIFSFSLYTLVLLNMPILGAITPIGGTLLIIAWIILAISFYKEK
- a CDS encoding ion transporter, which codes for MNVIDRIEHIRDARWFSNLTTFIILAYASVLGFKTIDEVETNYAIFLQFADIFVTIYFIFEIAIKMVAEKKLINFFKSGWNVFDFTIVVITLLPLEQSGFAAIARMLRVFRVLRLFTARPELKAIIDMLIKAIPSIIDIVILMFIIFYIYAIIGNFYFQDLPSGLWKDFLVSMLTLFRVLTFEDWTDVMYEAMEVYPMAWIYFVSFVIIAAFVFFNLFVAVIIGEMQKIQEADFHEEVHEDSKKLDVLLEEIKTLRQEVQDLKKKE
- a CDS encoding GDP-L-fucose synthase, coding for MKKTVSILGAGWLGHPLALSLKENYKVKVSVRIKEKKEAFEKEGLFPFVLNETSLENLDELLDTNYLFINFPPSKFQDFKGFLEKIYSHKKIETIEKIIFISSTSIYPDEEKTFTEDEVFTNAKSQKIYDIEKLIEGKTDLIFRCAGLMGANRVSGRYFAGKELDSEDVKVNYVHLDDVIRATKFALEKDLKGIYNLCSYEHPTRKEIYFKNASKFGFAKPVFKNKKEYKQRLIDGSKIEKEGFRYKYPNPLEYEY
- the upp gene encoding uracil phosphoribosyltransferase, with the protein product MYKESSNVVVKHLVNRLRDVRTASNEFRLTIEEISRIIAAEALEDFETITTNIETWQGSLDVQMLEVQKLVLVPILRAGEPMLTGILRTLPYAKSGFLAMKRDEETALSKLFYENIPNLEGRTVLLLDPMIATGGSLIDGIDYLKNKGAKRIISLNILGAPEGIEAVQSAHPDVDIYIAQIDERLDENKYIRPGLGDAGDRAFNTNR
- a CDS encoding uracil-xanthine permease family protein gives rise to the protein MKPTDYNFRIKDSVLGIQFLFVAFGALVLVPILTGLDPNVALFTAGIGTLVFQFVNRGAIPPIFLASSFAFIAPIAHGVKTWGIAATMSGLVAAGLLYIVLSFLIRLKGDEFLHKLLPPVVVGPVIMSIGLILSPVAVNMAMGKTGDGAIELIAFDKAIVISMIALFTMVFISLLGKGIFKLIPILGGIIAGYIAALFYGVIDFSSVEKAAWFAVPSFTAPEFNWQAILFILPIAIAPAIEHIGDMLAISNVTKQDYLKKPGLKNTLLGDGLATSVASLFGGPPNTTYSEVTGAVTVTKAYNPAIMTWAAITAILLAFIGKLGGLLATIPVPVMGGIMLLLFGIIASIGISTLTRANIDFNCPRNLIIVSMILVFSIGGMTFNFGGVPFSGIGLGAITGIFLNLVLPQPRKEDHII
- a CDS encoding YajQ family cyclic di-GMP-binding protein; translation: MAKEHSFDISAKLDMQEMKNAVIQAQKEIDNRYDFKGIEKEIDFNQGAKTLTLVSSSDNKIDAMYDILISKMNKRGLSINSLEELKKEDSSGANRRYVYSIVDSIKADEAKQIQVEIKKLKLKVKAVNQGDEIRVTAKNIDDLQTIMKHLKSLELKSPLVFDNFK
- a CDS encoding PAS domain S-box protein, with protein sequence MKNLNLESLKQITILYAEDDLVIQQQTAGILKNLVKKVYVANCGKEAVDIYNEKKVDIIITDITMPNITGIEFSKYIRKDNDEIPIIVMSAHNDSNILIEAIEIGISRFLLKPLNITDLIQVIAEFAENISNKNEKDSVTNLLEQYKSIVDIDSIVSKTDKDGIITYVNDRFIDISGYSRDELIGQPHNIIRHPDTPEKLFKKMWSTISEKKKVWQGVVQNLSKQGKSYYVRSTIKPILDINGEIIEYIAIRQDITPQERTRKFLQKQNVKKISNLNDALKSQEQYENVINKINIVSRFDLSGRITYVNDRFCKLIEYTKDELIGQTFKMIRHEKTNIETSRQMWKTIKNGKTWSGKLMNKSKTGKTFHLDAVISPIFNQNNEIIEFISVCHNITSIMELHKELEDTQREIIYRMGEIGETRSKETGNHVKRVAEYSKLLGKLCGLAQEDIDIIFMASPMHDIGKVGIPDSVLNKPGKLNAEEWEIMKEHSELGYNILKNSKREILKAAAIISYHHHEKWNGAGYPQGLKENEIHIFGRITAIADVFDALGSDRCYKKAWELDRILELFKEEKGKHFDPLLVDLFFDNLDEFLKIRDTYID
- a CDS encoding response regulator transcription factor; its protein translation is MKVLLLEDDPALNYLLNEHLCDKGFDVTSCTNGQDALEYLIDEVFAFALLDINTPIMTGIDVLKTIRTDYKNQTPVIILTAFQDIKHLKESFESGVDDYIKKPFDLEELDQRIKKLCKQFNLGNDSEIKISEEILFLPELCQIILNGKTKHLAQKERDILSYFCKHKNRVVSSEELLQNIWAYEDMPTDATIRVYIKNLRESLGKDKIQTIRGIGYKFE